In the Pleuronectes platessa chromosome 8, fPlePla1.1, whole genome shotgun sequence genome, one interval contains:
- the zbtb33 gene encoding transcriptional regulator Kaiso gives MPSLKLISATDTQYSATVLKSMNEQRNHGLFCDITIVIQDKKFRAHKTILSASSTYFHQLFTVAGQVIELNFIRAEIFEEILNYVYSSKIVRVRSDMLEELINAGKILGVKFLANLGSPLSHVKGLPGLSKEPENKNETPAEVMPIITESFSISAEEFNQTSKAAENDEDSDGDVMFVSQTKAHAANQNADSCEIIDVEKAGAENVAEVKIIESNHAAAKHKDKPTASLKTQAAKSPGVSAAKPSFPDSSPLHSPDSSSNNLSSPAGVSTGSAPTTPARPSSVTPEPSSAAQSSENSDIMGVHKKQVSTSTQKGNSKIRLLDVFESPIQPNQANNPNSAIAAKKTVTLNTATEIDSFSSGCKVYANIGENTYDIVPVKEDPGEGGSKLSKGKRSLMATPLKSFDKMPLSPKSLPNKKSKTELEDHYELIMDGKTFYVCIICKRPYVCLTSLRRHFNTHSWEKKYPCRYCDKVFALAEYRTKHEIHHTGERRYQCLVCQETFLNYQLLSTHCKHVHNQDPSGRKEKDDTDNNLYRLLPCKSVQMKPYSWATEGPGVPCISEDGSVHSITTGSEDVHSSTQSRMLNWDDIFVEPSRHMPPDAHARPASTVNNTPTQAASEFDFVIPENY, from the coding sequence ATGCCAAGTCTAAAGCTGATCTCTGCGACGGACACACAGTACTCAGCGACTGTGCTCAAGTCCATGAATGAGCAGAGAAATCATGGATTGTTCTGTGACATCACCATCGTCATCCAGGACAAGAAATTCAGGGCCCACAAAACCATCCTGTCCGCCTCCAGCACGTActtccaccagctcttcactgtAGCCGGACAAGTGATCGAGTTAAACTTCATCAGGGCGGAAATCTTTGAGGAGATTCTCAATTACGTGTACAGCTCCAAGATCGTCCGTGTGCGCTCTGACATGCTGGAGGAGCTCATAAATGCTGGAAAGATTCTGGGAGTGAAGTTTCTCGCAAACTTGGGATCTCCATTGTCGCACGTGAAGGGGCTGCCTGGTTTGTCCAAAGAGCCTGAGAACAAAAATGAGACGCCCGCCGAGGTGATGCCGATCATCACGGAGTCCTTCTCGATATCTGCAGAGGAATTCAATCAGACGAGCAAAGCTGCAGAAAACGACGAGGACTCGGACGGAGACGTTATGTTTGTCTCTCAGACGAAGGCCCATGCAGCGAATCAGAATGCCGACTCCTGTGAGATAATTGATGTGGAAAAAGCCGGCGCAGAAAATGTAGCAGAAGTGAAAATTATAGAATCAAATCATGCAGCTGCAAAACATAAAGATAAACCCACAGCCTCCCTGAAAACACAAGCTGCTAAGAGTCCCGGTGTCAGTGCTGCTAAGCCCAGTTTTCCGGACAGCAGCCCTCTGCACAGCCCAGACTCCAGCTCCAATAACCTTTCTTCCCCTGCTGGAGTTTCCACAGGAAGTGCTCCCACAACACCAGCCAGGCCGAGCAGTGTCACCCCCGAGCCCTCCAGTGCCGCCCAGTCCTCCGAAAACAGCGACATCATGGGAGTCCACAAAAAACAAGTCTCTACTTCAACTCAGAAGGGGAATTCCAAAATAAGGCTGTTGGATGTTTTCGAAAGTCCCATCCAGCCTAATCAGGCTAACAATCCCAATTCAGCAATAGCAGCAAAAAAGACGGTGACACTCAATACAGCCACAGAGATTGATTCCTTTTCTTCAGGCTGTAAAGTTTATGCCAATATTGGAGAAAATACTTATGACATTGTCCCAGTGAAGGAGGATCCAGGGGAGGGAGGCTCTAAACTCAGTAAAGGGAAGAGGTCATTGATGGCAACGCCTTTGAAATCCTTCGATAAAATGCCGTTGTCCCCGAAGTCCCTCCCGAACAAGAAGAGCAAAACCGAGCTGGAGGATCACTACGAGCTGATCATGGATGGGAAGACCTTCTACGTGTGCATCATCTGCAAGCGGCCCTACGTGTGTCTGACGAGCCTCCGCCGGCACTTCAACACCCACTCGTGGGAAAAGAAGTACCCGTGTCGCTACTGTGACAAAGTCTTTGCCTTGGCCGAGTACCGAACTAAACATGAAATCCaccacacaggagagaggaggtacCAGTGCTTGGTGTGCCAAGAAACATTCCTGAACTACCAGTTACTGTCCACCCACTGCAAGCATGTCCACAACCAGGACCCCAGcgggaggaaggagaaagacGACACAGACAACAACTTGTACCGCCTGCTGCCGTGCAAATCGGTGCAGATGAAGCCGTACTCGTGGGCGACTGAGGGGCCGGGGGTCCCCTGCATCTCCGAGGACGGCAGCGTGCACTCCATAACCACCGGCAGTGAAGACGTGCACTCTTCAACCCAGAGCAGGATGTTGAACTGGGACGACATCTTCGTTGAGCCCAGTAGGCACATGCCGCCTGACGCCCACGCCCGGCCAGCGTCGACCGTgaacaacacacccacacaggcaGCTTCAGAGTTTGACTTTGTTATACCAGAGAACTACTGA
- the nkap gene encoding NF-kappa-B-activating protein isoform X1, with amino-acid sequence MPHSDRSGSDGGGGPRSPRARRPRTRSRSRNRGGSHERSLSPYSFGPKLPKPRNREREREDGERRFREARNIKRIRMGSRSRSRSRSRERHSTTIPTSVNSSTSNTTSYNHWSEQRDVPGKYGSFKDDYHYEQHRDDAQRQRQEVFIARRLQERERIGETGLPEVWGYSPRVKEPDSDEFTPVEEDEKNSSSESSSEEVKKKKKKKKKSKKKKNKKHSEDSELESESDEEEIKKKKKKKKSKKSKKSKKKKEKKIHKESNSSKEEEEAAAGEEDDPNGVLWVEKTCIDEHLVGPEAPLTHLSQDDRPLDFGHALLPGEGAAMAQYVQAGKRIPRRGEIGLTSDEIANFEVSGYVMSGSRHRRMEAVRLRKENQIYSADEKRALASFNQEERRKRESKILSSFREMVYRKTKGKEDK; translated from the exons ATGCCTCATTCAGACCGGTCGGGCTCTGACGGCGGCGGGGGGCCTCGCAGTCCTCGGGCCCGGAGACCTCGGACTCGCTCCCGTAGCCGTAACCGTGGCGGCAGCCACGAACGGAGCCTGTCCCCGTACAGCTTCGGGCCCAAACTCCCGAAGCCGCGGAACCGGGAAAGGGAACGCGAAGATGGGGAGCGTCGGTTCCGAGAGGCGAGAAATATCAAACGGATCCGCATGGGAAGCCGCAGCCGGTCCCGGTCCAGATCCAGAGAACGACACAGCACCACCATCCCCACCAGCGTCAACAGCAGCACCAGCAACACCACCAGTTACAACCACTGGTCCGAGCAGAGAGACGTTCCGGGGAAATATGGCAGCTTCAAGGATGATTATCACTACGAACAACACCGGGACGAcgctcagagacagagacaagaggTCTTTATAGCCAG GCGTTTGCAAGAAAGGGAGAGGATCGGGGAGACAGGTCTTCCTGAAGTTTGGGGATATTCCCCAAGAGTAAAAGAACCAGA CTCTGACGAATTCACACCAGTTGAAGAGGACGagaaaaacagcagctcagagtcgAGCTCAGAAG AggtgaagaaaaagaagaagaagaagaagaaatccaagaaaaagaagaacaaaaagcATTCGGAGGACAGTGAGCTGGAATCAGAATCAGATG aagaagaaataaagaagaagaaaaagaaaaagaagagcaaaaa ATCCAAGAAgtccaagaagaagaaggagaagaagattcATAAGGAGAGCAACTCcagcaaggaggaggaggaggcagctgcaggagaggaagatgatCCCAATGGAGTGTTGTGGGTGGAGAAAACCTGCATCGATGAGCATTTGGTCGGCCCCGAAGCTCCGCTCACCCACTTGTCCCAGGACGACAGGCCTTTGGA TTTCGGTCATGCTCTGTTGCCAGGTGAAGGTGCTGCCATggcacagtatgtgcaagcggGTAAACGTATCCCGAGAAGAGGAGAGATCGGTCTCACCAGCGATGAGATTGCAAACTTCGAGGTATCTGGTTATGTGATGAGCGGCAGCAG ACATCGTCGTATGGAGGCTGTGCGTCTGAGAAAGGAAAACCAGATCTACAGTGCGGACGAGAAGAGAGCTCTGGCGTCTTTcaaccaggaggagaggaggaagagggagagcaaGATCCTGTCGAGCTTCAGGGAAATGGTTTACAGGAAGACCAAGGGCAAGGAGGACAAGTGA
- the nkap gene encoding NF-kappa-B-activating protein isoform X2 has translation MPHSDRSGSDGGGGPRSPRARRPRTRSRSRNRGGSHERSLSPYSFGPKLPKPRNREREREDGERRFREARNIKRIRMGSRSRSRSRSRERHSTTIPTSVNSSTSNTTSYNHWSEQRDVPGKYGSFKDDYHYEQHRDDAQRQRQEVFIARRLQERERIGETGLPEVWGYSPRVKEPDSDEFTPVEEDEKNSSSESSSEEVKKKKKKKKKSKKKKNKKHSEDSELESESDEEIKKKKKKKKSKKSKKSKKKKEKKIHKESNSSKEEEEAAAGEEDDPNGVLWVEKTCIDEHLVGPEAPLTHLSQDDRPLDFGHALLPGEGAAMAQYVQAGKRIPRRGEIGLTSDEIANFEVSGYVMSGSRHRRMEAVRLRKENQIYSADEKRALASFNQEERRKRESKILSSFREMVYRKTKGKEDK, from the exons ATGCCTCATTCAGACCGGTCGGGCTCTGACGGCGGCGGGGGGCCTCGCAGTCCTCGGGCCCGGAGACCTCGGACTCGCTCCCGTAGCCGTAACCGTGGCGGCAGCCACGAACGGAGCCTGTCCCCGTACAGCTTCGGGCCCAAACTCCCGAAGCCGCGGAACCGGGAAAGGGAACGCGAAGATGGGGAGCGTCGGTTCCGAGAGGCGAGAAATATCAAACGGATCCGCATGGGAAGCCGCAGCCGGTCCCGGTCCAGATCCAGAGAACGACACAGCACCACCATCCCCACCAGCGTCAACAGCAGCACCAGCAACACCACCAGTTACAACCACTGGTCCGAGCAGAGAGACGTTCCGGGGAAATATGGCAGCTTCAAGGATGATTATCACTACGAACAACACCGGGACGAcgctcagagacagagacaagaggTCTTTATAGCCAG GCGTTTGCAAGAAAGGGAGAGGATCGGGGAGACAGGTCTTCCTGAAGTTTGGGGATATTCCCCAAGAGTAAAAGAACCAGA CTCTGACGAATTCACACCAGTTGAAGAGGACGagaaaaacagcagctcagagtcgAGCTCAGAAG AggtgaagaaaaagaagaagaagaagaagaaatccaagaaaaagaagaacaaaaagcATTCGGAGGACAGTGAGCTGGAATCAGAATCAGATG aagaaataaagaagaagaaaaagaaaaagaagagcaaaaa ATCCAAGAAgtccaagaagaagaaggagaagaagattcATAAGGAGAGCAACTCcagcaaggaggaggaggaggcagctgcaggagaggaagatgatCCCAATGGAGTGTTGTGGGTGGAGAAAACCTGCATCGATGAGCATTTGGTCGGCCCCGAAGCTCCGCTCACCCACTTGTCCCAGGACGACAGGCCTTTGGA TTTCGGTCATGCTCTGTTGCCAGGTGAAGGTGCTGCCATggcacagtatgtgcaagcggGTAAACGTATCCCGAGAAGAGGAGAGATCGGTCTCACCAGCGATGAGATTGCAAACTTCGAGGTATCTGGTTATGTGATGAGCGGCAGCAG ACATCGTCGTATGGAGGCTGTGCGTCTGAGAAAGGAAAACCAGATCTACAGTGCGGACGAGAAGAGAGCTCTGGCGTCTTTcaaccaggaggagaggaggaagagggagagcaaGATCCTGTCGAGCTTCAGGGAAATGGTTTACAGGAAGACCAAGGGCAAGGAGGACAAGTGA
- the ndufa1 gene encoding NADH dehydrogenase [ubiquinone] 1 alpha subcomplex subunit 1: MWYEILPGFAIMTACLIIPGVATAQIHKFTNGGKEKRVARVPWHWCLMERDKRVSGSGKYHDSKGLENIH; encoded by the exons ATGTGGTATGAAATCCTGCCGGGCTTCGCCATCATGACCGCGTGTCTCATCATCCCCGGAGTGGCCACCGCTCAGATCCACAAGTTCACCAACGGGGGGAAG gagaagaggGTCGCCCGGGTTCCGTGGCACTGGTGCCTGATGGAGAGAGACAAGCGCGTGTCTGGATCAGGAAAGTACCACGACTCCAAG GGACTTGAGAACATCCACTGA
- the upf3b gene encoding regulator of nonsense transcripts 3B — translation MKEDKENTRPKDRRVEIRCEDGERTERPKEKKESMTKIVIRRLPPSLTKEDLEEQLQPLPELDYMEFFSSDTSLFPHLFARAYLNFKNQEDIVLFRDRFDGYVFIDHRGQEYPAIVEFAPFQKTAKKRIKKRDAKCGTIEEDPDYKKFLEAYNGDEEKLTSTPETLLEEIEAKSKELVAKRTTPLLDFLKNKQRIREEKKEERRRRELERKRVRDEERRKWREEERRKRKDTDKMKRLDKPLEKDKDLVKEEPKIKLLRKPDRSEDADAEKHKEKAKKPEKPNKEDRPMGNHEYKRRQNIENKEDRGRKGDDDGRKEFRERDTDRDRERDREREKERRQREKERIRRQDEDRRRRRERQDGENSCRKRDDEGKKERERAFEKKRGENHVDSAHTERPEKLSRDKREEINKRERTRNKDRPAIQLYQPGSRNRVRPAGGGDSNSADRKPEPETKKVADKGDD, via the exons ATGAAggaagacaaagaaaacactcGACCGAAAGACAGAAGGGTGGAGATACGGTGCGAGGATGGAGAAAGAACGGAGAGGccgaaggaaaagaaagagagcatGACAAAG ATTGTGATCAGGCGATTACCACCAAGTCTGACGAAGGAGgatctggaggagcagctgcagccgcTGCCAGAGCTGGACTACATGGAGTTTTTCTCTAGTGACACCAG CCTTTTCCCGCACCTCTTCGCCAGGGCTTACCTCAACTTCAAAAATCAAGAGGATATCGTTCTGTTCAGGGATCGATTTGATGGATATGTTTTCATTGATCACAGAG GACAGGAGTATCCTGCCATCGTAGAGTTTGCCCCCTTCCAAAAAACTGCCAAGAAAAGAATCAAGAAGAGGGATGCAAAATGTGGAACGATTGAAGAag ATCCAGATTACAAAAAGTTTCTGGAAGCTTACAACGGAGACGAAGAGAAGTTGACGTCAACACCTGAGACTCTGCTGGAAGAGATCGAGGCAAAGTCGAAGGAACTTGTTG CAAAGAGAACCACTCCCCTGCTGGACTTCCTGAAAAATAAGCAG AGAATCAGGGAGgaaaagaaggaggagagaaggaggcggGAGCTTGAACGAAAGCGTGTGCGGGATGAGGAGCGACGCAAGTggcgggaggaggagagacggaaGCGTAAGGACACTGACAAGATGAAGAGACTCGACAAACCGCTGGAGAAAGACAAGGACTTAGTTAAAGAAGAGCCAAAAATTaag CTCCTGAGGAAACCAGACAGAAGCGAGGACGCTGATGCGGAGAAGCACAAGGAAAAGGCAAAGAAACCAGAGAAGCCAAATAAAGAGGACCGACCAATGGGGAACCATGAATACAAGAGGCGTCAGAACATTGAGAACAAGGAAGACCGAGGGAGGAA AGGTGACGATGACGGGCGGAAGGAGTTCAGGGAGCGTGACACAGATCGCGACAGAGAGCGGGACCGAGAGCGGGAGAAGGAGCGGcggcagagggagaaggagcgcATCCGGCGGCAGGACGAAGATcgacggaggaggagggaacGACAGGATGGAGAGAACTCCTGCAGGAAGCGGGACGacgaggggaaaaaagagagggagcgtGCCTTTGAGAAGAAAAGGGGTGAAAACCACGTAGACTCCGCTCACACCGAGAGGCCAGAGAAGCTCAGCAGAGACAAGCGAGAGGAAATCAACAAAAGAGAGCGAACAAGAAACAAG GACCGCCCCGCTATCCAGCTGTACCAGCCGGGGTCCAGGAACCGTGTTcgacctgcaggaggaggagattccAACTCTGCCGACAGGAAGCCAGAACCTGAGACCAAGAAAGTGGCAGACAAGGGAGACGACTGA
- the rpl39 gene encoding 60S ribosomal protein L39 — protein sequence MSSHKTFRIKRFLAKKQKQNRPIPQWIRMKTGNKIRYNSKRRHWRRTKLGL from the exons ATG TCGTCCCACAAGACGTTCAGGATCAAGCGCTTCCTCGCtaagaagcagaagcagaacAGGCCGATTCCTCAGTGGATCAGAATGAAGACTGGCAACAAGATCAG GTACAATTCCAAGAGGAGACACTGGAGGAGGACCAAGCTTGGCCTGTAA
- the sowahd gene encoding ankyrin repeat domain-containing protein SOWAHD translates to MNGSGSDDAGCDSTGSEAAVGSNTDAHGGRSTTQGTVVARLSRYGLQVLPGSFQNRRSRLQRQQKAAAVGGAPGGPLPREAPERGSLTPAMRKKYLKELFSSGFSSALSSQTETDSVSTEPEDADWALCPMEHAWMLSAVEGNYDTILEFISEEPNLLTRRDFVSGYSVLHWLAKRGQDETLLKLLRYAETAGVRVDVNVRGSGGLTPLHVASMHSHYMVVKLLVGAFSANVDAMDYNGRRAWQYLRGDAPLEMKELLGTWDEEHSFGAVNGNINNSASSVPLTPGGDEVDDGQSEGDSFDRTKRSGSWRFGSFKKMLPSFSFLGNKS, encoded by the coding sequence ATGAACGGCAGCGGATCGGATGATGCTGGATGCGACTCAACTGGATCAGAAGCAGCTGTCGGCAGCAATACCGACGCCCACGGCGGCCGCTCGACCACACAGGGCACCGTTGTGGCGCGGCTGTCGCGGTATGGCCTGCAGGTCCTGCCCGGGTCTTTCCAGAACCGTAGGTCGCGGTTGCAGAGACAGCAAAAAGCTGCAGCTGTCGGCGGCGCGCCGGGAGGTCCGCTGCCGAGAGAGGCTCCGGAGAGGGGGTCGCTCACACCCGCCATGCGTAAAAAGTACCTGAAAGAGTTGTTCAGTAGCGGGTTCAGCAGCGCACTGTCCTCCCAGACCGAGACAGACAGCGTGTCCACCGAGCCGGAGGACGCAGACTGGGCTCTGTGTCCTATGGAGCACGCGTGGATGCTGTCTGCGGTGGAGGGGAACTACGACACCATCCTGGAGTTCATCTCCGAGGAGCCGAACCTGCTGACCAGGCGGGACTTCGTGAGCGGGTACTCGGTGCTGCACTGGCTGGCCAAGAGGGGCCAGGACGAGACTCTGCTCAAACTTCTGCGCTACGCGGAAACTGCGGGGGTCCGCGTGGACGTGAACGTGCGGGGCAGCGGCGGGCTCACCCCGCTGCACGTCGCCAGCATGCACTCTCACTACATGGTCGTCAAACTGCTGGTGGGGGCTTTCAGTGCCAACGTGGATGCCATGGATTATAACGGGAGGAGAGCCTGGCAGTATCTGAGGGGAGACGCCCCGCTGGAGATGAAGGAGCTGCTGGGGACCTGGGACGAGGAGCACAGCTTCGGGGCTGTCAACGGGAATATCAACAACAGTGCGAGCTCCGTGCCCTTGACCCCGGGTGGCGATGAGGTGGACGACGGACAGAGTGAAGGAGACTCCTTTGACCGGACTAAGAGAAGCGGCAGCTGGAGATTTGGCTCCTTTAAGAAAATGCTGCCCTCGTTTTCTTTTTTAGGAAACAAAAGCTGA
- the pttg1 gene encoding securin isoform X1, with protein MKTNLWSISKEQTATHREDTMDTIIFAERENAGVHAPSLKMRQRLQSAPEKLLKSSMIAKTFHTPLPSGRKAFGAVNKKISTPAVNPQEKQQLKPQETKVKQASGTDLEEYPEIENFFPYDPLEFEKNIIPEDLVPLSGLALPGLAFFPQCLHVRKESLKYVDPLPNMSPVKMPTRSDDCLALEAFLQTLEELSVELPPESVTD; from the exons atgaaaacaaacctctGGTCCATCAGCAAGGAACAAACAGCGACTCACAGAGAAG ATACAATGGACACCATAATTTTTGCAGAGCGGGAGAATGCAGGTGTCCATGCGCCCTCACTTAAGATGCGACAGCGACTTCAGTCTGCTCCAG AAAAACTCCTGAAATCTTCTATGATTGCCAAAACCTTCCACACGCCTCTGCCATCTGGTCGAAAAGCCTTCGGTGCCGTCAACAAGAAAATATCTACCCCTGCCGTCAACCCCCAAGAGAAGCAACAACTGAAGCCTCAG GAAACTAAAGTCAAGCAGGCTTCTGGTACCGACTTGGAGGAATATCCAGAAATTGAGAACTTCTTCCCTTATGACCCACTAG AGTTTGAGAAGAACATCATACCTGAAGATTTGGTTCCCCTCAGtggcctcgctctgcctggcctagCATTTTTCCCACAATGTCTGCATGTGAGGAAGGAATCCCTGAAATATGTGGACCCTCTCCCAAACATGTCCCCTGTGAAGATGCCAACACGTTCAG ATGACTGCCTGGCTCTGGAAGCCTTTCTTCAAACACTGGAAGAGCTGTCTGTTGAACTTCCTCCAGAGTCTGTTACTGACTAA
- the pttg1 gene encoding securin isoform X2 — translation MDTIIFAERENAGVHAPSLKMRQRLQSAPEKLLKSSMIAKTFHTPLPSGRKAFGAVNKKISTPAVNPQEKQQLKPQETKVKQASGTDLEEYPEIENFFPYDPLEFEKNIIPEDLVPLSGLALPGLAFFPQCLHVRKESLKYVDPLPNMSPVKMPTRSDDCLALEAFLQTLEELSVELPPESVTD, via the exons ATGGACACCATAATTTTTGCAGAGCGGGAGAATGCAGGTGTCCATGCGCCCTCACTTAAGATGCGACAGCGACTTCAGTCTGCTCCAG AAAAACTCCTGAAATCTTCTATGATTGCCAAAACCTTCCACACGCCTCTGCCATCTGGTCGAAAAGCCTTCGGTGCCGTCAACAAGAAAATATCTACCCCTGCCGTCAACCCCCAAGAGAAGCAACAACTGAAGCCTCAG GAAACTAAAGTCAAGCAGGCTTCTGGTACCGACTTGGAGGAATATCCAGAAATTGAGAACTTCTTCCCTTATGACCCACTAG AGTTTGAGAAGAACATCATACCTGAAGATTTGGTTCCCCTCAGtggcctcgctctgcctggcctagCATTTTTCCCACAATGTCTGCATGTGAGGAAGGAATCCCTGAAATATGTGGACCCTCTCCCAAACATGTCCCCTGTGAAGATGCCAACACGTTCAG ATGACTGCCTGGCTCTGGAAGCCTTTCTTCAAACACTGGAAGAGCTGTCTGTTGAACTTCCTCCAGAGTCTGTTACTGACTAA